The region AAGGGTCGGTAAAAAACATTACTACATTGTGAAATGGCAAACGtaagcaataaaaaatagttaaaaaaatatttacgtgGTTTGGATTGAAAACACATATATTTTCagcatataattattatattacttacaaCAGAAGCATGTATACTTgcagtatataataataaaatgcataTCACATAAAACGTCGTAAATACTACATAACATACTTAAGCTTAAGAAAAAAACTTCCTGAACAGCGCAGTTCATCCTATTTGCAAtgtcaatttataaatataaaaatatggctaacataaatcattataaaacataattacgtTTGTGCACTCTCCCCTTAGTCAATTTGACACTgcaagtaaattaaataatgttaaatCTCGCTTGAACAGTGACTACTGGAGTAATAAAAGTATACTGGACCGTGgctatacataatatagtaTAGAGACAATATGTACTAAAGTTATAATCATACTAGCAATATGTCAAATTGACCACAACTTGCCTTGTGGCTCGGCTGGAGAGCGATTCTGTGATTAATCGTTCTAATATCACAATGACTTAAACACTCCTATATTGTACAATGGATTGCAAAATGCGCTAATAAATACAACTCGTGACGGCATAAAAGCTAATTTGACAATAACGATATGTCTTTTGGAATAATACTTGAGAGCCAATTGTACTTTACATAACTAATTCTTTAGATTAAAGCCTAAAACACACATTCAAAAGTATTGCAACTTTAGCTCTCAACATAGAAGTAATCTAATCGAGTAATCACTATCCTTGTGAGCACgcaccttaaatattaaatatttcagcGGCAACTTTAAGTTACCACGCTAAAAGCACTTTAGTAATGAACGTCAGTCTCACTTGTgtgaaaatgatattttaaaacGCAATTCCTTATTGTACTAGTTAATGATATAAGaattgatgatgataatagtgTTTTTACCACACCGAATGTGATTAATGCAGCTAGTGAAGAATGTTGTGAGTGTGTAACGTCGGCTATAGGTCTGTGCTCTCGTGGGCGGGCGCgacggggggcgggggcgcgggcacgcaggggcgcggcgggcgggcggcggggggcgcgcggggggacGCCGGCGACTCCGTGATGCTGCCCTCCGACTGCGACAGCTGTCTGCTCTGACTCGTCAACGCCTTCAGTTCCTCAAGCTCTGCATCCTTACCGCCCGAGCTATGCGTGCGGTGAACCGTCACGCGTGAACTCTCATCCACCTCATTTGATGGTCTTTCCACTGTGCCGTTGCCTCCGACCTGTATGAGCGTGGGCTGGTGCTTGTCGACGGAGTATATGTGCGTCCGCTCTAAGACAGTCGGGTTGGTATCAGAGTCGGCGGAGGTGCGGGGCGCGCGGAAGCTCTGCGGGCGCAGCGTGGCGGGCCGCTCGGGCACGGCGGGCTTGTGTCGGAGCGTCACCTCGGCGTCGTCTATAGGCGCGGGCACGATGGTGCGCGGCGCGGCCacggggcgcggcggcggctgcgtcGCCGGCTTCACAACCTTACCACCCGCCTTGTCAGTCAGAGAAACAGTTGAACTATTTAGCGCTTCCCCCATTAGCTTCATCCGACTCACCACCCCCGACTGTGCACTCATGTTCTTCACTACTAAAGTCGACTCTTTGTCTTTATCGTTGTTCTCTAAGCTCTGAACACCATCGAATTTGTCTTTCTCGAACTCTAAGCTTTGCCGTCGGAATTCTGTTAAGTTTTCTCGGCTACTGTTTTTGGCTGCTTCCTCTTTCAACGCTTTGTGTTGTCTGTAGGTCGATCTGTTTATGGTCTGTACGCCTGATATGATTTTGCCGGTGTCGGAGATGACTGGTCGGGGCGGCTTGGCGGGCTTCTCGTTGTCTTGTCGGGGGGCgtcggcgggggcgggggcgggcgcggggtcgGGGCGGCGCTTGTCGGGGGTGAAGTTTGGCGGGACGGGGGCGAGCGGCTTGTTCTTCCGCCTCGTGATGGGCTTGGGGCTGCCGTGCGGCGGACTAGACTGGTCGGAGAGGGAGCTGTTGGACTGCGCTTTCTTCATGCCATTATCTAATAGTATAAGGCTCGTATCGTGGCTATTGCTCCTCGAGTGTCTGCCGGTGCCGTCGACCAGCGAGCGGCCCTGCCCGTGGTAGTCGTACATGGACTTGCTGAGGCTATTGCACTCTCCGTTGGAGTTGGGGTCGTGGCCGAGGGCCGCGGTCTGCGTGAACCCCTGCACGAAGCTCGGCGTGAACCCGTACTCGCACTGCTCGGGGATCAGGTCCTCCTTGCTGATCGTCATGAAGAAGTTTATATCGTCCTTGAAGAACCAATCCGCGTGTTTGATTAACAACTCCACGACGCAGTTGACGACCGTAGCCACATTCATGTCAAACGTGCTTTCATCCGCCGCCCAGAGCAAGTTAGGCGCTATGACTATGGCCAAATTAGACGGTGTCATTTTATTCGTGCTCTGGTTCTGCGTGAGAGCGGAGAGGAACTTGATGAGGTACCTGAGGTTGTTGAAGTTGGCTTCCGGCAGCAGGTGTATGGTTTCCCAGAGCGCGGTAAGCCTGGCCTGCTCCGTGGGCTGTCTGCTCGCCGTCATGAACGACTCGTAGAGGCGGAACGTCAGCAGCGGCTCGGGCAACTCCCGCAGGTAGCTCTTGAGGACTGAGGACACGACGTGCACGTCGCGGTAGTCTCGTGGTAGCGGCACGGAGAATAAACCCGCGTCGAGGGACAGCTTCATGCGACGCACCTTCGATGATCCTGTTATAGAGATGAACAGTAAGTATTGTGGTTCCCAGTATATATTGAATGCCTAAATGGAGTTCTAATTTTCTATTTTGGTAGGTAAGGATGAAAAAATGCGTAATATATGTGTCAATCAATTGATTGAGCGACAAATGAGAAAAACAACTCGACTGATTGTTGAAATAACAAAACGTCTATGAGTGTCATAGGCTTAAAACTCTTAACACCTTTGGGAATGCCTTTATAGttagactagctgttcccgcgagcttcgcttcgccttaaaaagttttcccgtgggaattccgggataaaaagtagcctatgttctttcccagggtctagaccatatgtataccaaatttcattcaaatccgttcagtagttttggcgtgaaagagtaacagacagacacagttactttcgcatttataatattagttattacAGGATTAGGATATAAAACTTCACATACCGCCAGCGATCCTAAACAGCCCCTCCTCGCTCAGAGCGAGCTCGTGCAGCGTGCACACGCACAGCTCCAGCGGCCAGGCCACGGCGCGCCCCGACACGCGGAGATGCTCCTCCAGCGGGTAGCCGAACACCGGCTTCACCGCGCTGTCGTctgcggggggaggggggggggtgGTTAGGGGCAatgattttatgttatgtattttacctataattaaataaataataataataataatataaggaATCCTCAAGACCCGTCAAGGTCTTCTTCTTCAatcgtgtaaatgcactaagctagtgttttgctactcttattgcgagatcattggccttcatcagTTCTCCTTGACTGCACTTTGGGGCATTAGGACACTCTATAAGATGTGACGTAGTCTGGAGGAGCATATCCCATCGCCTTAAATTGTCCTACCACCCGTCAAGGTTAGGGCAATGAtttgatttcaaaaggaaggatgcGCCAGTCAGAACATTTTGCCTAAAGAAAATGTCACCCGCGCGAACAAATTATGAAAGATATAGGTATGAGATGTTGGGGCCAGCGCaagggtgccattttcttgagcgGTTGGCTCTGTACCAGTACACAAgtaatataatgtataagtcaaTGGGTTAGGGGGAATCAGGGGTAGCTGTAGTTATTGAAGATGGGAGGGCATAAAGTATTCATACACCACGGTGACCTAAAAGTTAATcaataaaaagtttataagaCGTCAGTAATGCTGGCGACAGTCGCTGGCTAGAAAAATGGATAGGCATGGAATTCACGGCATCGGCACTGGCTTGGTATGAATAAACTCTTCACAGgagttaaatataaaatcagTGCAAGCTGCCAGTCGCGTTTGTATTGTTCTGATTGTGATAACGAGTTAAATCTCACCCTTGAGAATGAAAATAACTCATCTAAATCATCGCATGGTAAATTTAACTTgatttcataaatattgttCAATCGCTATATTGATAACACTTTATAAAAACCTAATAAGGTATGTACACAATGACATCATAAAGCCAACTTCATACCTTCCAAAATCTTATATTTCCTATCGCATAGGATTATTTATGGCCCTGGTGAGATCATTGACCACATTCACACAATACGATACGACATACCTACTCAATTTAAACCAAGTGATATCTCAAGTCTAGCAATAGATGCACTTAGGATTCTATATGACTTGGCGAGTATGTCTTCTATTAATTAGGACAATACATAGTTCCTCTAATTAATGTGCATTGTTCATTGTTCATTTTCTGGAAATTGATTAGATTTgtctttaaaacttaaatGCCGAGATGTCTACAAACTTATGTCAAGATTACTCATTGTGTAGTCCATTTAGGGCACAAAAGTGTGTTTGTTTACGCTTTGTGATAATGGGGTAaaccagtgtttttcaacctttttcatgatgcgacccccctggtataaaaaaatatttcgcgacccccttgaccctttcggttttttatcatgtaactatgtataattatgttacatTGAGAATACTGTAACAGTTACAGTATTCTCAATATTCATTCAGATACGACGTATTTATGGTCTCCATGATTAGGATTCGAAGTAGTACATAGTTATcggatttaaaaacacattattttacaataacaCACATCGGATACGTGTGGCCATGTACATTAGGTACGTACGACTAATGCCATGGCATGCATTGCGACGcggaatttatttttcaaaattagctttttatttttgaataaaaGTGTTCAAGGgggaaatgaaaataaaaagacaaattACCTGgctttaaaaaacaaaaatactcgTGGTCGTCGTCTTTGATCCAGGCAGGAAGGCCgcccacgctacgtttgcctattcgtggtctATACTCGAAAACTCGtttaccccaacggttatcggttctttggcagatatgaccagcacactaccacttcagcttgcatattttgacagctatgtcagtAATTTTAATCCTATGactgacggaaaacctcatttctgatacgatttatcagaaaccccaagcatagctctctccatagcacgctgagcgactttaaatcggtggactagTCCTACCTTCAGtgcccacgtctctgcaccatacgtcatcactggcaggatgcactggttgaaatattttgtcttcaggctctgagggatGGCCAAGGAGAGTATGTGCTGACgatcccgaatgcagcccaacccagttggatgcgccttacagcctccttgtcgaagtcgcctggccgaatagtctgcccaaGGCAGACATATTCTTgtacaacttcgattgttgcctcaccgaCGATCACCGACTCCGGTTcaatgtgagcattgtacatgacttcgtcttgtccaagtttaTACCCCGCAGCCTACACGTTgcgaagcagcatttaggccacttccaTCATCAAGCTGAGTgtctgcagagattctgccataataacgatgtcgtccgcgaaacagagaggtgtgacatgtattcgccttttatacatatatgccATGTCCAGCGGCATCGTACAGACTCCTCAACttctcgatatagcgccagaCTATTAGAAATCTCTGCAACGCTTCCAAAATTGCCCATGTCTCGATGGAGTTGAAGGCGTTTTCATAATTcacaaaggctagatacagaggctctgattatactcttcggtcttctgtgtAATAtatgccttactgtgtggatgtggtctattgtactaaaacagATTCACGATgggataatttaattaaaaaacaacaaccttcgcatttaacaaaaaaattaagtaaaagtattttgaaagatttcttaataaattaatactaattgtctttattgtttttttactaaagttgccagttttttcgccctttggcgacccccctacagaagcttcgcgaccccccagggggtcgcgacccacaggttgaaaaacactggggTAAACAATCTgctttgtattattaatacactGGAGCTAATTTAGCCGCATTATCGTTATCAATGACTTTGTTGGCATTAATAAAACGAGATAATGAGTTTTAGTAACAAATGTATGTGTGATAAACTAGCCTCTTATGTTAGGGTTTGAAGACCtttcattcttaaatgtgttataggtactttatctTCACTTTAAGATAATTTAAACTGGGTAGGTTTTGCAGAAGTATGATGTTGCGAGCACTACTAAATACATGAATTTCTTTGCTTAATCTCATAGGTATTGCATTATACCTAATATGAccgaaatatttgtattagCGGGATCCTCAACATAGGATTACCTCATCATTTCactatacctactacctaactaAGGTCACCGACCTAGTAACTATGTTAGGTACGTATTTAAAACTTCCACCTACGCAATACCATTACTACCACACAACTAATCAATACACAAAAAAGCACTCACTAATAAACCGCTCGAGCTCCGGCACAGTATCAGCTAATGAATGCAGCGCAGA is a window of Plutella xylostella chromosome 17, ilPluXylo3.1, whole genome shotgun sequence DNA encoding:
- the LOC105381207 gene encoding rho GTPase-activating protein 44 isoform X2, translating into MLNMSGKPEALTDELQTADRKVEHLRNALQLVSKRLSTGAGSTQGQDPAAREKRLKKLPEYILGLAMLEASNFDDDDSILKYILYECGKTEKFLANEIAEHELKVEQLVCSPLTVISDQDLPAIMKAKKHLTRLISEKESAANKYHHLERAKEENPAKLSTARDELEEAGARVEAARDALAADMFALVAKEAQLAHTLLQYVKLQRAYHESALHSLADTVPELERFINDSAVKPVFGYPLEEHLRVSGRAVAWPLELCVCTLHELALSEEGLFRIAGGSSKVRRMKLSLDAGLFSVPLPRDYRDVHVVSSVLKSYLRELPEPLLTFRLYESFMTASRQPTEQARLTALWETIHLLPEANFNNLRYLIKFLSALTQNQSTNKMTPSNLAIVIAPNLLWAADESTFDMNVATVVNCVVELLIKHADWFFKDDINFFMTISKEDLIPEQCEYGFTPSFVQGFTQTAALGHDPNSNGECNSLSKSMYDYHGQGRSLVDGTGRHSRSNSHDTSLILLDNGMKKAQSNSSLSDQSSPPHGSPKPITRRKNKPLAPVPPNFTPDKRRPDPAPAPAPADAPRQDNEKPAKPPRPVISDTGKIISGVQTINRSTYRQHKALKEEAAKNSSRENLTEFRRQSLEFEKDKFDGVQSLENNDKDKESTLVVKNMSAQSGVVSRMKLMGEALNSSTVSLTDKAGGKVVKPATQPPPRPVAAPRTIVPAPIDDAEVTLRHKPAVPERPATLRPQSFRAPRTSADSDTNPTVLERTHIYSVDKHQPTLIQVGGNGTVERPSNEVDESSRVTVHRTHSSGGKDAELEELKALTSQSRQLSQSEGSITESPASPRAPPAARPPRPCVPAPPPPVAPAHESTDL
- the LOC105381207 gene encoding rho GTPase-activating protein 44 isoform X1, with the translated sequence MKKQFYRVKQLADQTFSRSGKPEALTDELQTADRKVEHLRNALQLVSKRLSTGAGSTQGQDPAAREKRLKKLPEYILGLAMLEASNFDDDDSILKYILYECGKTEKFLANEIAEHELKVEQLVCSPLTVISDQDLPAIMKAKKHLTRLISEKESAANKYHHLERAKEENPAKLSTARDELEEAGARVEAARDALAADMFALVAKEAQLAHTLLQYVKLQRAYHESALHSLADTVPELERFINDSAVKPVFGYPLEEHLRVSGRAVAWPLELCVCTLHELALSEEGLFRIAGGSSKVRRMKLSLDAGLFSVPLPRDYRDVHVVSSVLKSYLRELPEPLLTFRLYESFMTASRQPTEQARLTALWETIHLLPEANFNNLRYLIKFLSALTQNQSTNKMTPSNLAIVIAPNLLWAADESTFDMNVATVVNCVVELLIKHADWFFKDDINFFMTISKEDLIPEQCEYGFTPSFVQGFTQTAALGHDPNSNGECNSLSKSMYDYHGQGRSLVDGTGRHSRSNSHDTSLILLDNGMKKAQSNSSLSDQSSPPHGSPKPITRRKNKPLAPVPPNFTPDKRRPDPAPAPAPADAPRQDNEKPAKPPRPVISDTGKIISGVQTINRSTYRQHKALKEEAAKNSSRENLTEFRRQSLEFEKDKFDGVQSLENNDKDKESTLVVKNMSAQSGVVSRMKLMGEALNSSTVSLTDKAGGKVVKPATQPPPRPVAAPRTIVPAPIDDAEVTLRHKPAVPERPATLRPQSFRAPRTSADSDTNPTVLERTHIYSVDKHQPTLIQVGGNGTVERPSNEVDESSRVTVHRTHSSGGKDAELEELKALTSQSRQLSQSEGSITESPASPRAPPAARPPRPCVPAPPPPVAPAHESTDL